The Sulfitobacter sp. SK011 genome contains the following window.
CACTCATCCTCCGCTCGAACTTGGACCAGTCACGATTTGTGCCGCTGTGTTGCTAGTAATCGCGCAGCAGTCCAGCGTGGGTTTTGTAACGGCGACCTACTGATTAAAAGTTATTATGAGACGGATTCTTATAGTATAGCTTACCTGAACATATCAGCTATTACCTCTTTGTAATATATAGTATAATTTACGTTCTTCACAATCATACTTGAACATAGAGCACCCTCCTTATACCTTCGATCTATGTGACTAGAAAGAGACTAGAATGAAGACTCATCTCACCGATATGGCGATTAAGAAACTGACTCACCCGCCTCATGGTCAGGTGACCTATTGGGATCAAGCCACTCCAGGATTTGGCCTTCGATGCTCACCCAAGTGCAAGTCATTCGTGGTCATGTTCGGCGAAAAGAGGCGGCTCAAAACTCTTGGCCGATATCCGTCTCTGACCCTCCAGAACGCCAGACAGTCGGCTCGGCTGTTTTTGTCGGAAGCCTCATTTGGCAAACACCAGGATGTCACGATTACCTACGATCAGGCAGTTGCGCGCTTTCTGACGGATTGCGAAAGTCGGCTTCGTCCACTGACGGTACGAGAATATCGCCGTCACCTGAAATTCTTCGCTTTCGCGAAACACCTCGCTGATATTGAGCGGTCAGATATCTTTGCGAAATTGGAGGAACTGCGATCTACGCCAACCAATCAGAATTATGCTTTTACCGCCATGAAGGTGTTTCTAAACTGGTGTGTGCGTAATCAATATTTGCCCCACAACCCAATTGGGGCGGAGAAGAAACCCGCTCGCCTGCGCTCGCGGGATCGGGTGCTCAATGATGATGAGCTTCGGGTGCTATACCGGCATGTTACGAAGAACCGGGATCTGTTCAATGATCTTGTGGCGCTGCTCATCTTGACCGGGCAGAGGAAAAGCGAAATTGGAAATCTTCGATGGGATGAAATCGATCAGGGATGCCTTGTGCTCTCCGGGGACAGAACCAAGAACCATCGCGCTCACACGCTCCCCTTGCCAAAGACGGCTCTTCATTTCATCGAAACGCGCTCGGGTGTGGGTACATACGTGTTTCCAGGTAGGGATGCATCCCGTCCATTCAATGGATTTCGACGGGTAAAAAACAAGCTCGACAAGGTACTTGGGATTGATCACTTCACCTTGCATGATCTCAGGCGAACATTTTCTTCAAACATGGCGCGTCTGGGTGTACCGATTCATGTGACTGAGAAAATGCTGAACCATCAAAGCGGATCGTTTGGTGGTGTGGCTGGGGTGTATAATAGGCATGGATACAGGGAAGAGATGCTGGCAGCCATGCAAGAGTACGAGAGTTTTCTGAATCGTCTGTGAGACCGCATGTGTTCAATTGAGCGCGCTGCTAACGAATCTACCATACTAGTTTGCCAACGATCGCGGGCTCAGCAGTTTCTGCTACCACAAGTCGATTGTCTTTGTGGCGATCAGGTGTACGTCGTTCATGTACCCTGATGATTCATCAAATACCTGAATATAGTTTTGCGGATCCCGCAAAGATAACCCGCGCGGGTAACAACGTGTAGTTCATCTGCGACCGCTCCAACAAGAGATGCGGTTCACTATCGCTCACACTTTCGCATCCATATTCCTTACCAAACCAACGCAATACTCCAATAATCTCGAAATTTGAGGCAGTTTTGAAATTACAGTATTATCCCAGAACTTTTCGTCTTATCACCCCTGTGACCACTTCCCGGATGATCACCTGCATGTCCCAAGACAACGACATCTATGAAACGCTGCACTATGGGCTGATCACCAACAGATACGCCCATGGGACAAAGCTGCGCGCCGAACAGCTGCGCGTCGATCTTGGGTGTTCTGCCAGCACAGTGCGCGAGGTTCTGTTTCGTCTTTCCACAGTTGGCCTTGTCACTTTTCAGGAACAGCGTGGGTTTCGGGTGCCGGAACGATCCGCCCCGCTTTTGGCGGAACTCACCCATCTGCGTGTTCTGCTCGAAGGTGAAGGGGCCATACTGTCCATGCAATTTGGCGGCGTCGCCTGGGAGGCGCGCCTGACAGCGGCACATCATCAGCTCAGCCATATCGATTGCCGCATCCACGCCAGCAAGGATCCATCGGATCTGGTTGATCTGTGGACCCGCGCGGAATGGGAATTTCACGAGACACTGATCTCTGCCTGCGGTTCTGACACGCTGATATCCATGCATGCGCAGGTCTATGCGCGGTTCAGGCAACAGGTCATGCTTGCAGACCTCAGCTTTGAATTTATCACCGACAACATCCGCCATCATCAACAGATATTGCAGGCTGCATTGTCAGGGGATGCCGCCGCAACACGGGGCAAAATCGCGGACCATCTGGCCCGCCATGCGAAAGGGGCGACAGCGGCATGACGTCAGGACGATTAAGCGGAAAACGCGTTCTGGTGACGGCTGCGGGGCAGGGCATTGGCCGTGCAAGCGCGTTGGCCATGGCCGCCGAAGGGGCACAGGTTTTCGCCACGGATGTCAACATGGATGCGCTCAGCACACTGGAAGGGGTCGACACCTTTGCCCTTGATGTCTGCTGTGATGACAGCGTGGCGCAGGGGGTGGCCCGCGCAGACCCGGACGTGCTTTTTAACTGCGCCGGCTTTGTGCATCACGGCACTGTTCTTGATGCGACGGACGCCGATTGGGACTTTGCCCTTGATCTGAACCTGGGCTCCATGCTGCGCACCATCCGCGCGGCATTGCCCGGCATGCTGCGCCGTGGGACAGGGTCAATCATCAACATGTCATCCGCCGCGTCATCCATCATTGGCGCACCCAACAGGTTCATCTATGGCACCACCAAGGCGGCGGTGATCGGGCTGACCAAATCGGTCGCGGTTGATTACGTCCACAAAGGCATCAGGTGCAACTGCATCTGCCCCGGCACGGTTGATTCACCAAGCTGGCAAGACCGGGTTGACGCCCTGGGCAAAGAGTTGGGCAGCAAGGACGCTGCCCTGAAACAATTTGTGGCACGTCAGCCGATGGGCCGCGTCGCCTCAGCAGAAGAAATCGCAGCGCTGGTCGTTTATCTTGCCAGCGACGAAAGCGCCTTTACCACTGGGCATCCACATATCATTGACGGAGGTTGGTCAGGCCAATGAACGACAAGAGCACATCCAGAAAACGGATCCAGATCGAAGACCTGCGCTCGCGCAAATGGTTCATGAACCCCGATAACCCCGAAATGACCGCGCTCTATCTTGAGCGCTATCTGAACTATGGGTTAACGCGCGGCGAATTGCAGTCGGGCAAGCCAATCATTGGCATCGCTCAAACGGGCAGCGACCTGTCCCCGTGTAACCGTCATCACCTTGAACTGACCAAGCGCGTGCGTGACGGCATCATCGCGGCGGGCGGCACCTGTATCGAAGTGCCTGTGCATCCCATTCAGGAAACCGGTAAACGCCCCACTGCGATGCTGGACCGAAACCTTGCCTATCTGTCACTGGTTGAGACGTTGTTCGGCTATCCTCTGGACGGTGTCGTGCTGAACATCGGCTGTGACAAGACAACCCCGGCCCTGTTGATGGCCGCAGCAACGGTGAATATTCCCGCCATCGCCCTGTCGGTTGGTCCGATGCTGAACGGTTGGTTCCGTGGCGAACGCACCGGGTCCGGCACCATCGTCTGGAAAGCCCGCGAAATGCTGGCTGCGGGCGAAATTGACGACGACGGGTTTATGGAGCTGGTCGCATCCTCGGCACCTTCGGTTGGCTATTGCAACACCATGGGCACCGCAACCACGATGAATTCGCTGGCCGAGGCCCTGGGCATGCAATTGCCCGGCTCTGCGGCAATTCCCGCCCCTTACCGTGAACGTGGGCAGATCAGCTATGAAACCGGCAAACGCATTGTCGATATGGTGTGGGAGGACCTGCGCCCCACCGACATCATGACCCGGGAAGCGTTTGAAAACGCCATCGTGATCAACTCTGCGATCGGCGGGTCCACCAATGCCCCGATCCATCTGAACGGCATTGCCCGGCACCTTGGTGTGCCGCTTGATAATGACGACTGGCAAAAGATTGGCCATGACGTGCCGCTACTGGTGAACCTGCAGCCCGCTGGGGAATACCTGGGCGAGGATTACCAACACGCAGGCGGCGTGCCCGCGGTCGTGGGCGAATTGATCGCCGCCGGATTGCTGCCACATCCGGGTGCCATGACGGCAAACGGTCAGACCATGGGCGACAATTGTGCCGATAAACGGTCCGAGGACACCAAGGTGATCAAACCGGTTTCCGACCCGCTGAAAACGCAGGCCGGGTTCATCAACCTCACGGGCAATCTCTTTGACAGCGCGATCATGAAAACCTCTGTCATTTCGCCCAACTTCCGCCAGGCGTATCTATCGAACCCCGATGATCCCAATGCTTTTGAAGGGCGCGCAATCGTGTTTGATGGGCCAGAGGATTTTCATCACCGCATTGATGATCCTGCCGAAAAGATCGACGCAAAGTGCATCTTGTTCATGCGCGGTGCGGGGCCAAAGGGATATCCCGGCGGTGCCGAGGTGGTGAACATGCGCCCCCCTGCCTATCTTTTGAAACAGGGGGTCGAGGCGCTGCCTTGCATCGGGGACGGGCGGCAATCGGGCACCTCAGGCAGCCCTTCAATCCTGAACGCGTCACCTGAGGCGGCGGATGGCGGCGGGCTGGCGCTTTTGCAAACCGGCGACATGGTGCGCATCGATCTGAACACCTGCACCGCTGACATGCTGGTGCCGCTTGATGAACTCGCGACCCGCGCCCGTGATCTGGCAGCCGCTGGTGGCTATGGCGTTCCAGATAACCAATCGCCCTGGCAGATGCTGTTTCGCGAAAAGGTCGGGCGGTTTGATCAGGGGATGACCCTTGAAGGTGCCGACCAATTCCAGGACATTGCACGCAAACACATGCCGCGCGACAATCACTGAATTACAAAAAGGAAAGCCCAAATGAAACTTGTACGTTTTGGAGAAATGGGCGCGGAAAAGCCCGGACTGATGGACGGCGATACCCTGCGTGATCTGTCCGGTCATCTGGATGACATCACCGGCGCGACCTTGAATGATACCACGCTAAAACGCCTTCGCGCGATTGACCCTGCAACATTGCCCGCGGTCACTGGCAATCCCCGCATCGGGGCTTGTGTTGGCAACATCGGCAAATTCCTGTGCATTGGTCTGAACTATTCCGATCATGCCGCTGAAATGGGGATGGAAATACCCAAGCATCCTATCCTGTTCATCAAGGCGAACTCCGCCATCGTCGGTCCCAATGACGATGTGGTCATCCCGCGCGGCGCAACCCAGGCCGATTGGGAGGTTGAACTGGGTGTCGTGATCGGTGCCACCGCAAAATACGTCAGCGCCGTAAACGCGCTGGATTATGTGGCAGGATACTGTGTGATCAATGACGTCACCGAACGTCATTTTCAGGCGCATCTGAGTGGGCAATGGACCAAGGGAAAATCGTGCGACACCTTTGGCCCCACAGGCCCCTGGCTTGTCACCCGCGATGAAATCCCTGACCCACAAAACCTGGCCATGTCATTGGATGTAAACGGCAAACGGATGCAGACCGGGAACACCGCAACGATGATTTTCAGCGTGGCGGAAATCATCGAACACCTCAGCGGGCTGATGACCCTGCATCCCGGTGACGTGATCAGCACAGGCACCCCACCGGGTATTGGCAGTGGCATGAAGCCGGAACCGGTTTTCCTGAACGTCGGTGACGTGATGGAACTGTCGATTGAGGGGCTGGGCCAGCAACGGCAAAAGGTCAGACAAGACGCCTGAAGGGATTTAGGCAAAGCTGCGCACGGTCTCGATTGCGCCGGCCAGCGCCTTGCCGTCCGGGTCTTGCAACGCGGCTTTGACCAACCGGTCCACCCAATCGGCAGCGTCGCTGCGGCCCTTCAACAGGTCAGCGGCATTCATCACGCTGTCAAACTTTGACAACCCCCGTGCATGGGTGTCCGAATACCCTTTGACCAGCCGCCGACATTTCAGCAGCTCAACACTCAGCGCATAATCACGCTCAAGCGGTGCCAGACTTCGGCTTAACCACGCCTCCAAATGCGCCAGTTCCACCGCATGACGGCGCGTGCGCAACCGATAGCCCTTGAGGCCGCCCACCACATGCAAACTCAAAAACGCAGGCAAGGTATCTGTGCGCAACCGCCTGCCTTTGCCAAACCACCGATCCAATTGGGCCATCCGCTTTGGGTTTGCCTCAACACGTGCACCCATTTTAGCGGGCAACATGCCGGCAATTTCCTCGGCACGGGGATGGAAATATTCAGTGAGTTGGACCAGCTGATCCTCCTGCGCGCCCATTTCCTTTTTGATCCGCTCAAACCGCGGCCCGCGTGTTTTCAGATCTGCCACCCGGATGATGTCGTCATAGGCCATCGCATTGGCGATATATTTCGCCGCTGTCGCGGACAGCGTCCATTCCCGCGCTGCATCGTCACGCGCAAGGATGCTGTCCAGGCGGTCCAGATAGGCGGCCCCATATGCGCCATCCTGAAAATCGACCACCTTGTGCAATCCTGCTTTTACCATTGCCTGCACCGGACCCGGCATTGCCTCTGCCCGCTTCAGCAGTTGCTGCCATTCCTGCATCTGACGCGCAGGCCCTTTGAGGGCAGGCAGGGCTGATTTTGCGACCTGATCCGCCGGGGCCACCCCCCGCTCTGCCGCGTCGAACCCAACCGCAAACGCCCTGAGCGACGCGTCAATGCCTTTGCCCCCGGCGCGGATCGCATCCTCAAACGCGGCGCGTGCAAAAGGCAAGGCACCCGACCCGGCCAATGCCCCGAACAAAGACGCGGAAATCACCGACCCCTGATCAACAGCGAGCCTGTCCATATCTGCCAAAATCAGTCTCTGTGAGGCGATTTCGGCGGCGGCGCGTACCTCTTCTGCATCCGCAATTCCGTCACCCGGTGCCGATTTTTCTGACACGGCCAGCGCCCGGTGCGTCGACCCGATCAACGTGGTCCGGTCCGGCGTGACAAACCCGCGCATCACGGCGCGACCGACCTCCATCATCTCGGCCGCGATCAGGATATCCACATCACCCGCGGACGGGGCCAGTGCAAAGACCGGTTGCTGATCACTCGCCGGCGTCATCTCAAGATAATAGATCGTCGCGCCCGTGCGTTGCGCAACCCCTGCCACTGATGTCGCCTGCACCGCATAGCCCTGCGCCCGCGCCAGCGCTTCAATCCACCCGGTCAGCACGCCACCGCCCTGCCCGCCAACGGCCATCACCGCCAGCTTGATGATCTGGCCCACCCGTGCATCCGGTGTTTTTTGGGAAAGCGCCACATTCACGGCACCATCTCCTCCAGCCGCAGGCGTCTGGCATCCCGGCGCGTTTGCAACCAGCCAATGACCCTGGCGCGCAGCCCTGCCCGCCATGTCTCAAATCCGCCGGGATTATGCACCACATCGGCCCGATAAAACGAGGGGCAGAGCACGGCGGCATCCGCCACCTCACCACAATTTCCACAGCCCACACAGGTCTGATCAATATGCGCCACCGGATCATCGCGCAGCGGATCATCAAGCCGCTTGAGCGACAATGACGGACAGCCCGACAACCGGATACACGCGTGATCGCCCGTACAGACATCCGCATCCACACCAAAGCGCGGCACATCCACGCGCCGCCCCTCTTTGATCGCCGCCGTTCTGATCGGCTTTTCCCGCCGTTGCTTGTTCAGCATACATTCGGACGAGGCGACAATCACCTTTGGTCCCTTGAATTCCGTCGTCAGCGCCTCGCGCAGCACCGCCCTGACCTTGGCCACATCATAGGTGTGATCAATCTGACGGATCCATTCCACCCCAACACCCTTGAGCGCCGCAGATATTGGATTGCCAGTATTCTTGGTGGCATTTTCTGCCCGCGACGACAGAACATCCTGCCCACCAGTGGCCGCGGAATAATAATTGTCGACAATCACCGCCACGGAATCGGATTTGTTAAACACCATGTTCCCGATCGAGGAACTCAACCCATTGTGCCAAAATCCGCCATCCCCAAGGATCGAAATCGCCCGCCGTTCCCCGCCGCCATCAAACGCCGCGTTTGACGCAGGCCCAAGGCCATAACCCATGGTGGCTCCGCCAATCTCGAACGGTGGCAGTGACGCAAACAAATGGCAGCCGATATCGCCAGTGATCTGATGTTTGCCCAACTCTTGTTCGGTCAGTTTCATCGCTGCAAAAATCGGCCGCTCAGGACAACCTGTGCAGAACCCCGGCGGACGAATGGGCACCGTTTTGGACAGATCCGGGATCTTGGGCGGCGCGTCATTTGGCGCGCGCACGTTGCCCGGCAACATCTCGGGTGCGGCGGCTTTCAGGAAACCCGTCACCCCATCCAACATGACCTGACCTGTGTATTCCCCGGCCATCGGCAATACGTCTTTACCATAAAGCTTTAGCCGCCGACCCGCTTTATACAGAAACGAGCCGAGGTGTTGTTCAATGTGGTCCGGTTGCCCTTCTTCCACCACCAACAGATGATCCTTGCCCTCGCAAAACGCATCGAATTCGTCTCTGACAAGGGGATAAGTCACATTCAGCACATAAAGCGGCACATCGGCATTGCCGAAAATGTCCGCCAGTCCAAGCCGCTGCAGCGCGCGGATCAGACCGTTGTACATCCCCCCCTGCACAACAATGCCAAGCTTGGCTTTCTTCGGCCCAAACACCTCGTTCAGCTTTTTTTCAACGATGAATTTCTCTGCGGCAGGCCAGCGGTTCTTGATCTTGTCCTGCTCATGCAGATAGCTCATTGGCGGCAGTACCACGCGGTTAAAGTCGCTTTGTGGATTGGCGATCGCCTGTTTGACGGTCAGAGGCGGCGGCACGTTGTCACGGCAGATGAAACTGCCCGTCACATGGCACGACCTAATCCGCACCATCAACATCACCGGCGTATTGCTCGCCTCGCTCAGCTCGAACCCGTCTTTGACCGCTTTGGTGATGCTGGGCAGGTTTGGACGCGGGTCCAGCATCCAGAACTGCGATTTCATCGCAAAGGCATGGCTGCGTTCCTGCATGATGCTGGACCCTTCGCCGTAATCCTCGCCGACAATCACCAACGCACCGCCATTCACACCCGATGATGACAGGTTGGCCAAGGCATCTGACGCCACATTGACCCCAACCGGGCCTTTGAAGGTGACCGCGCCGCGTATTGGGTAATGCACGGATGCGGCCAACATCGCCGCTGCTGCTGCTTCTGACGCATTTGCCTCAAACCGCACGCCCAATTCGCCCATCAGATCCTGTGCATCGGCCAGAACGTCCATCAGATGCGAAATTGGCGCGCCCTGATACCCACCGACATAGCCCACACCGTTTTCCAGCAATGCCTTGGTGATCGCGAGAATGCCTTCGCCGGTGAACACGTCACCGGCCCCCTTGCGCAGGTGTTCAACCTCGGCTTTGAACGAACGCTCTGCCATCCCTGCCCTTCCTAAAAGTCGTGCTTGCGAATGTTGCGCAGCATCGTTTTCAAGGTGCCGACAAAGGCGCGTTTCTGGGCTTCATCAATGCCCTTGAACATCGCTTCATAGGCCAGCGACATATGCGGCCACAGCCGTTCATAGGTCTCGCGCCCGCTGTCGGTCAGGAACACGCGGGTGGCCCGGCTGTCGATTTCATCAGTTTCGCGGCGGATCAGACCATCGCGGTCAAGCGCGTCTAACGCCCTGCTTAGGGTCGATTGTTGCACCACAGCATAGACGGCCAATTCACGGATCAAGATGCCGTCGATTGTTGACAACACCGCCAGTGACCGCATCTGCGGGGTGGTCAACCCAAGTGCTGCCATTTCCGTCTGCAATGCTGCATTATAGCGCCCCATAATCCGGTTCATCAGGTAGGGCGCAAAATTCTCAAGGCCCATTTCGGCCAGTCGTATTGCCGCCGCTGTCGGGATCTCTGCGGATTCGTTCATGCGCCTGCCCCTTTGGATTTTTTCGACGCGCCA
Protein-coding sequences here:
- a CDS encoding site-specific integrase, whose product is MKTHLTDMAIKKLTHPPHGQVTYWDQATPGFGLRCSPKCKSFVVMFGEKRRLKTLGRYPSLTLQNARQSARLFLSEASFGKHQDVTITYDQAVARFLTDCESRLRPLTVREYRRHLKFFAFAKHLADIERSDIFAKLEELRSTPTNQNYAFTAMKVFLNWCVRNQYLPHNPIGAEKKPARLRSRDRVLNDDELRVLYRHVTKNRDLFNDLVALLILTGQRKSEIGNLRWDEIDQGCLVLSGDRTKNHRAHTLPLPKTALHFIETRSGVGTYVFPGRDASRPFNGFRRVKNKLDKVLGIDHFTLHDLRRTFSSNMARLGVPIHVTEKMLNHQSGSFGGVAGVYNRHGYREEMLAAMQEYESFLNRL
- a CDS encoding MarR family winged helix-turn-helix transcriptional regulator is translated as MNESAEIPTAAAIRLAEMGLENFAPYLMNRIMGRYNAALQTEMAALGLTTPQMRSLAVLSTIDGILIRELAVYAVVQQSTLSRALDALDRDGLIRRETDEIDSRATRVFLTDSGRETYERLWPHMSLAYEAMFKGIDEAQKRAFVGTLKTMLRNIRKHDF
- a CDS encoding indolepyruvate oxidoreductase subunit beta family protein; protein product: MNVALSQKTPDARVGQIIKLAVMAVGGQGGGVLTGWIEALARAQGYAVQATSVAGVAQRTGATIYYLEMTPASDQQPVFALAPSAGDVDILIAAEMMEVGRAVMRGFVTPDRTTLIGSTHRALAVSEKSAPGDGIADAEEVRAAAEIASQRLILADMDRLAVDQGSVISASLFGALAGSGALPFARAAFEDAIRAGGKGIDASLRAFAVGFDAAERGVAPADQVAKSALPALKGPARQMQEWQQLLKRAEAMPGPVQAMVKAGLHKVVDFQDGAYGAAYLDRLDSILARDDAAREWTLSATAAKYIANAMAYDDIIRVADLKTRGPRFERIKKEMGAQEDQLVQLTEYFHPRAEEIAGMLPAKMGARVEANPKRMAQLDRWFGKGRRLRTDTLPAFLSLHVVGGLKGYRLRTRRHAVELAHLEAWLSRSLAPLERDYALSVELLKCRRLVKGYSDTHARGLSKFDSVMNAADLLKGRSDAADWVDRLVKAALQDPDGKALAGAIETVRSFA
- a CDS encoding fumarylacetoacetate hydrolase family protein: MKLVRFGEMGAEKPGLMDGDTLRDLSGHLDDITGATLNDTTLKRLRAIDPATLPAVTGNPRIGACVGNIGKFLCIGLNYSDHAAEMGMEIPKHPILFIKANSAIVGPNDDVVIPRGATQADWEVELGVVIGATAKYVSAVNALDYVAGYCVINDVTERHFQAHLSGQWTKGKSCDTFGPTGPWLVTRDEIPDPQNLAMSLDVNGKRMQTGNTATMIFSVAEIIEHLSGLMTLHPGDVISTGTPPGIGSGMKPEPVFLNVGDVMELSIEGLGQQRQKVRQDA
- a CDS encoding IlvD/Edd family dehydratase, whose protein sequence is MNDKSTSRKRIQIEDLRSRKWFMNPDNPEMTALYLERYLNYGLTRGELQSGKPIIGIAQTGSDLSPCNRHHLELTKRVRDGIIAAGGTCIEVPVHPIQETGKRPTAMLDRNLAYLSLVETLFGYPLDGVVLNIGCDKTTPALLMAAATVNIPAIALSVGPMLNGWFRGERTGSGTIVWKAREMLAAGEIDDDGFMELVASSAPSVGYCNTMGTATTMNSLAEALGMQLPGSAAIPAPYRERGQISYETGKRIVDMVWEDLRPTDIMTREAFENAIVINSAIGGSTNAPIHLNGIARHLGVPLDNDDWQKIGHDVPLLVNLQPAGEYLGEDYQHAGGVPAVVGELIAAGLLPHPGAMTANGQTMGDNCADKRSEDTKVIKPVSDPLKTQAGFINLTGNLFDSAIMKTSVISPNFRQAYLSNPDDPNAFEGRAIVFDGPEDFHHRIDDPAEKIDAKCILFMRGAGPKGYPGGAEVVNMRPPAYLLKQGVEALPCIGDGRQSGTSGSPSILNASPEAADGGGLALLQTGDMVRIDLNTCTADMLVPLDELATRARDLAAAGGYGVPDNQSPWQMLFREKVGRFDQGMTLEGADQFQDIARKHMPRDNH
- a CDS encoding indolepyruvate ferredoxin oxidoreductase subunit alpha encodes the protein MAERSFKAEVEHLRKGAGDVFTGEGILAITKALLENGVGYVGGYQGAPISHLMDVLADAQDLMGELGVRFEANASEAAAAAMLAASVHYPIRGAVTFKGPVGVNVASDALANLSSSGVNGGALVIVGEDYGEGSSIMQERSHAFAMKSQFWMLDPRPNLPSITKAVKDGFELSEASNTPVMLMVRIRSCHVTGSFICRDNVPPPLTVKQAIANPQSDFNRVVLPPMSYLHEQDKIKNRWPAAEKFIVEKKLNEVFGPKKAKLGIVVQGGMYNGLIRALQRLGLADIFGNADVPLYVLNVTYPLVRDEFDAFCEGKDHLLVVEEGQPDHIEQHLGSFLYKAGRRLKLYGKDVLPMAGEYTGQVMLDGVTGFLKAAAPEMLPGNVRAPNDAPPKIPDLSKTVPIRPPGFCTGCPERPIFAAMKLTEQELGKHQITGDIGCHLFASLPPFEIGGATMGYGLGPASNAAFDGGGERRAISILGDGGFWHNGLSSSIGNMVFNKSDSVAVIVDNYYSAATGGQDVLSSRAENATKNTGNPISAALKGVGVEWIRQIDHTYDVAKVRAVLREALTTEFKGPKVIVASSECMLNKQRREKPIRTAAIKEGRRVDVPRFGVDADVCTGDHACIRLSGCPSLSLKRLDDPLRDDPVAHIDQTCVGCGNCGEVADAAVLCPSFYRADVVHNPGGFETWRAGLRARVIGWLQTRRDARRLRLEEMVP
- a CDS encoding SDR family oxidoreductase: MTSGRLSGKRVLVTAAGQGIGRASALAMAAEGAQVFATDVNMDALSTLEGVDTFALDVCCDDSVAQGVARADPDVLFNCAGFVHHGTVLDATDADWDFALDLNLGSMLRTIRAALPGMLRRGTGSIINMSSAASSIIGAPNRFIYGTTKAAVIGLTKSVAVDYVHKGIRCNCICPGTVDSPSWQDRVDALGKELGSKDAALKQFVARQPMGRVASAEEIAALVVYLASDESAFTTGHPHIIDGGWSGQ
- a CDS encoding GntR family transcriptional regulator yields the protein MSQDNDIYETLHYGLITNRYAHGTKLRAEQLRVDLGCSASTVREVLFRLSTVGLVTFQEQRGFRVPERSAPLLAELTHLRVLLEGEGAILSMQFGGVAWEARLTAAHHQLSHIDCRIHASKDPSDLVDLWTRAEWEFHETLISACGSDTLISMHAQVYARFRQQVMLADLSFEFITDNIRHHQQILQAALSGDAAATRGKIADHLARHAKGATAA